In Streptomyces nodosus, one DNA window encodes the following:
- a CDS encoding helix-turn-helix domain-containing protein: MASLNVGNLGEYLREQRRNAQLSLRQLAEAAGVSNPYLSQIERGLRKPSAEVLQQVAKALRISAETLYVRAGILDAERDRDEVETRAVLLADPTLTEPQKQVLLQIYESFRKENGFEIVRADPAEGPAARKAQHADGPWDTAGPGPRTVDGSDAGPRHTDG; this comes from the coding sequence ATGGCATCGCTGAACGTCGGCAATCTCGGTGAGTACCTGCGGGAGCAGCGCCGCAATGCGCAGTTGTCCCTCAGGCAGCTCGCCGAGGCTGCCGGCGTGTCCAATCCGTATCTGAGCCAGATCGAGCGCGGGCTGCGCAAGCCGAGCGCGGAGGTGTTGCAGCAGGTCGCCAAGGCGCTGCGGATCTCCGCCGAGACGCTGTATGTGCGGGCCGGCATCCTCGACGCCGAGCGGGACCGGGACGAGGTGGAGACGCGCGCCGTCCTCCTCGCCGATCCCACGCTCACCGAGCCGCAGAAGCAGGTTCTGCTCCAGATCTACGAGTCCTTTCGCAAGGAGAACGGCTTCGAGATCGTCCGGGCGGACCCGGCTGAAGGACCGGCGGCCCGGAAGGCACAGCACGCGGACGGCCCCTGGGACACCGCAGGCCCCGGCCCTCGCACGGTCGACGGCAGCGATGCCGGTCCGCGGCACACCGACGGCTGA
- a CDS encoding IS110 family RNA-guided transposase, whose protein sequence is MTSAVVDDTADQDVFGGVDSHADTIHVAVISDNGGHLADAEFTTTGAGYAAALAFVAAHGHVIAIGVEGTASYGAGFTRAARSHGHQVVEVNRPDRAERRRIGKSDPIDAYAAARAALSGRASSAPKDDTVAGIRALHNAARSAVKARTAALNQIGHILITAPDTVRAKYGQLKGTDRTDALARLRPCGDAVHTAVLTALRSLARRVKELTAEHEALTKALDSEVTVHNPGLRASYGVGPDTAAQLLLTAGGNPERMRTEAAFAALCGVAPVPASSGRTNRHRLSRGGDRAANAALYRIALVRMSHDLRTREYVTRQTTAGRTKKEIIRLLKRAIAREMFRCLTTTVAVPGIADLRPLRQSRNITLTAAAKHFGVWPATISTLERGIRRDDDLAHAYRNWLQAA, encoded by the coding sequence ATGACATCAGCGGTCGTAGACGACACGGCGGACCAGGATGTGTTCGGCGGGGTCGACTCCCATGCCGACACCATCCACGTCGCGGTCATCAGCGACAACGGCGGTCACCTCGCCGACGCCGAGTTCACCACCACCGGCGCCGGATACGCCGCGGCCCTGGCCTTTGTGGCCGCCCACGGCCACGTGATCGCGATCGGGGTGGAAGGCACCGCCTCCTACGGCGCCGGCTTCACCCGCGCCGCGCGCTCGCACGGCCACCAGGTCGTCGAGGTCAACCGGCCCGACCGGGCCGAACGCCGCCGCATCGGCAAGTCCGATCCCATCGACGCCTACGCCGCGGCCCGCGCCGCCCTGTCCGGACGGGCCTCCAGCGCCCCCAAGGACGACACCGTCGCCGGCATACGCGCCCTGCACAACGCCGCCCGCTCCGCCGTCAAGGCCCGCACCGCAGCCCTGAACCAGATCGGCCACATCCTCATCACCGCCCCCGACACCGTCCGCGCCAAGTACGGGCAGCTCAAAGGAACGGACCGCACCGACGCCCTGGCCCGACTGCGGCCCTGCGGGGACGCCGTCCACACCGCGGTCCTCACCGCGCTCAGGAGCCTCGCCCGGCGCGTCAAAGAACTGACCGCCGAGCACGAAGCCCTGACCAAGGCCCTGGACAGCGAGGTCACCGTCCACAACCCCGGACTGCGGGCCTCCTACGGAGTCGGCCCCGACACCGCCGCCCAGCTCCTGCTCACGGCGGGAGGCAACCCCGAACGCATGCGGACCGAGGCGGCCTTCGCGGCCCTCTGCGGAGTCGCACCCGTCCCCGCCTCCAGCGGCCGGACGAACCGGCACCGCCTCTCACGAGGCGGCGACCGGGCCGCCAACGCGGCCCTCTACCGCATCGCTCTCGTCCGTATGTCCCACGACTTGCGCACCCGCGAGTACGTGACACGACAGACCACCGCCGGCCGGACGAAGAAGGAAATCATCCGGTTGCTGAAACGGGCCATCGCCCGGGAGATGTTCCGTTGCCTGACCACCACGGTCGCCGTCCCCGGCATCGCCGACCTGCGGCCTCTGCGGCAGTCCAGGAACATCACGCTCACCGCCGCAGCGAAGCACTTCGGCGTCTGGCCGGCCACCATCTCCACCCTCGAACGCGGAATCCGCCGAGACGACGACCTCGCCCACGCCTACCGCAACTGGCTCCAAGCCGCTTGA
- a CDS encoding phosphotransferase, whose product MSGDPGAVEGPLEGYHHETYVIPLPTVSTAVAGPAPVRGKCREPRNGLLWFDRRCFASEETLLLALQGRLTRIPDLLEVAEGVRLQRFIEGRTLGALHGSSEEIPDDIADQILDLFRQMARVTPPSLEADRVCSPEDRPADGDTTGFLERLICFAEERVYRENVTRFPGLYASFGLDGDSFHRLREHVLGLRRRPFCLLHADLHRENFIVDDRGGLWAIDWELAMLGDPLYDLATHLYLMRYPSARHDLMAKRWCEAMEEEREGSSNGWEEDLPRLLDFKRAQSVFTDIVRATQLLDSRPGTGETVLEQEATKVHRALTAAAEPLALHPVPPLSEVRASLSHWRRT is encoded by the coding sequence ATGAGCGGCGATCCGGGCGCGGTCGAGGGGCCGCTCGAGGGCTATCACCACGAGACCTATGTGATCCCGCTGCCCACCGTGTCCACCGCGGTCGCCGGCCCGGCTCCGGTGCGCGGGAAATGCCGGGAACCGCGGAACGGCCTGCTCTGGTTCGACCGCCGCTGTTTCGCCTCGGAGGAGACGCTGCTTCTCGCCCTGCAGGGCCGTCTCACCCGCATTCCCGATCTCCTCGAGGTGGCCGAGGGCGTCCGCCTGCAGAGGTTCATCGAGGGGCGGACCCTGGGGGCGCTCCACGGGTCGAGCGAGGAGATCCCCGACGACATCGCCGACCAGATCCTCGATCTGTTCCGCCAGATGGCGCGGGTGACACCGCCGTCGCTCGAGGCGGACCGCGTCTGCAGCCCCGAGGACCGGCCCGCCGACGGCGACACCACGGGGTTCCTGGAGCGCCTGATCTGTTTCGCCGAGGAGCGTGTCTACCGGGAGAACGTGACGCGGTTCCCGGGGCTGTACGCCTCCTTCGGGCTGGACGGGGACTCCTTCCACCGGCTCCGGGAACATGTCCTCGGTCTGCGAAGGCGGCCCTTCTGCCTGCTCCATGCCGATCTGCACCGGGAGAACTTCATCGTCGACGACCGGGGCGGCCTCTGGGCCATCGACTGGGAACTGGCGATGCTCGGTGACCCGCTCTACGACCTGGCCACCCATCTCTATCTGATGCGCTATCCGAGCGCCCGGCACGATCTGATGGCGAAGCGCTGGTGCGAGGCGATGGAGGAGGAGCGGGAGGGCAGCTCGAACGGCTGGGAGGAGGACCTCCCCCGACTGCTCGACTTCAAGCGGGCCCAGTCCGTGTTCACCGACATCGTCCGGGCGACCCAGCTCCTCGACTCCCGCCCCGGGACCGGGGAAACGGTCCTGGAGCAGGAGGCGACGAAGGTGCACCGAGCACTCACCGCCGCCGCCGAACCGCTCGCCCTGCACCCCGTTCCCCCGCTGAGCGAGGTCAGGGCCTCCCTCAGCCACTGGAGACGAACCTGA
- a CDS encoding HAD family hydrolase, whose product MVRRPLGNHHDGADTLLVTSHTPGPDPATADTDEDTEEDTKKDAEGDAEKDAEKDAGELRALIMDARFVLFDFDGPICRLFAGYSAAGIARELVQRLERQGLLRLLTEEERRDPDPQAVLHAVDRRRRGSEVVADLEERLTQGELKAVTGAQATEHADDLIRTWSAAGARLAVTTNNSARAAHEYLVNRGLAGCFTPHIYGRTRELRRQKPDPYHLNRALRAMGTAPGAAALMIGDSPSDLQAAVRAGVRFLGYARDERVEERLRTAGAETVVRSLEPVLRMLPVPRGRT is encoded by the coding sequence CTGGTTCGACGCCCTCTGGGAAACCATCACGACGGAGCTGACACTCTCCTCGTGACTTCTCATACCCCGGGGCCCGACCCGGCGACAGCAGACACGGATGAGGACACGGAAGAAGACACGAAGAAAGACGCGGAGGGAGACGCGGAGAAGGACGCGGAGAAAGACGCGGGAGAGCTGCGCGCACTGATCATGGACGCACGCTTCGTCCTCTTCGACTTCGACGGGCCGATCTGCCGGCTGTTCGCGGGCTACTCGGCGGCCGGGATCGCCCGGGAGCTGGTTCAGCGGCTGGAGCGCCAGGGCCTGCTGCGGCTGCTGACCGAGGAGGAGCGGCGGGACCCCGACCCCCAGGCCGTGCTGCACGCGGTCGATCGGCGCCGCCGGGGGAGCGAAGTGGTGGCCGATCTGGAGGAGAGGCTCACCCAGGGGGAGCTCAAGGCCGTCACCGGCGCACAGGCCACGGAGCACGCCGACGACTTGATACGCACCTGGAGCGCGGCCGGCGCCCGGCTGGCCGTCACCACCAACAACTCGGCGCGGGCGGCCCACGAATACCTGGTGAACCGGGGCCTGGCCGGCTGTTTCACCCCGCACATCTACGGCCGTACCCGGGAACTCCGCAGGCAGAAGCCCGACCCCTACCATCTGAACCGGGCCCTGCGGGCGATGGGGACGGCTCCCGGGGCCGCCGCCCTCATGATCGGGGACTCTCCGTCGGACCTCCAGGCCGCCGTGCGGGCCGGGGTGCGGTTCCTCGGCTATGCGCGCGACGAGCGCGTGGAGGAACGGCTGCGCACCGCGGGCGCCGAGACGGTCGTGCGCTCGCTGGAACCGGTGCTGCGGATGCTGCCGGTGCCACGGGGCCGGACCTGA
- a CDS encoding GntR family transcriptional regulator gives MTQENVAVNGSRRFSYREIADALRDRIRSGALKAGDRLPTQAELAAEFAVERGAVRQALRALQEDGLLSDVSKGSPPRVAVPRPVRDEPQPTMVGLAPRLVEAFAVPQVRVDAACLTAETLMLALGEPVRLIHEGRLHPRSIDVRILLPSREIDLAFPTSVESPGGDDPVHRRWLEQRNAQGHVLRHNLLALRSTHGIDVRVTFRALPFTPPVKLYLLNGAEALIGYYMLTRREEEVESRTLEMYDAFGAKSLLFSFERGASRRDAAFVDQSQNWFDALWETITTELTLSS, from the coding sequence GTGACTCAGGAGAACGTCGCAGTGAACGGCAGTCGAAGGTTCTCGTACCGGGAGATCGCCGACGCGTTGCGGGACCGTATCCGTTCCGGTGCGCTGAAGGCGGGCGACCGCCTGCCCACCCAGGCCGAACTGGCGGCGGAGTTCGCGGTGGAGCGGGGCGCGGTCCGCCAGGCCCTGCGCGCGCTCCAGGAGGACGGACTGCTCAGCGACGTCAGCAAGGGCAGCCCGCCCAGGGTCGCCGTACCCCGGCCGGTCAGGGACGAGCCGCAGCCCACGATGGTCGGTCTGGCACCGAGGCTGGTGGAGGCGTTCGCCGTGCCGCAGGTCCGGGTGGACGCCGCCTGTCTCACCGCGGAGACGCTGATGCTGGCGCTCGGGGAACCGGTGCGGCTGATCCACGAGGGTCGCCTCCATCCCCGGTCCATCGACGTACGGATCCTGCTGCCCTCACGGGAGATCGACCTGGCGTTCCCGACTTCGGTCGAGAGCCCCGGAGGCGACGACCCGGTCCACCGGCGCTGGCTGGAACAGCGCAACGCCCAGGGGCATGTGCTGCGGCACAACCTGCTGGCCCTGCGCTCGACGCACGGCATCGACGTCCGGGTGACCTTCCGGGCGCTGCCCTTCACCCCGCCGGTGAAGCTCTATCTCCTCAACGGGGCGGAGGCGCTGATCGGGTACTACATGCTCACCCGGCGGGAGGAGGAGGTGGAGAGCCGGACCCTGGAGATGTACGACGCCTTCGGCGCCAAGTCCCTGCTCTTCTCCTTCGAACGTGGGGCGAGCCGACGGGACGCGGCCTTCGTCGACCAGTCCCAGAACTGGTTCGACGCCCTCTGGGAAACCATCACGACGGAGCTGACACTCTCCTCGTGA
- a CDS encoding winged helix-turn-helix domain-containing protein yields MAVEPENAAVNGRKKAQRPQASHHDVADELRSRITSGVLRPGQRMPTQAELAEEFGVERGAVRQALRILRSEHLLTDMSKGSPATVARYAPGTESGPEAPPQPTTVALAPRMSSAFAAPHVEIDALCLTSVSLTLAMSEPLREIHAGRIKPARIDVRVLLPSGRIELAFPAPVEGPGEDDPVHRNWLEQRNAQGQVLRHNLLALRGTHGIDVHVAFRALPFTPPVKLYLLNGSEALFAYYTVTRRGAEIDHEHLEMYDAEGTRSMLFPFAQGAGLRDTTFVEQSHLWFNALWETISSDLEFGT; encoded by the coding sequence TTGGCCGTGGAGCCGGAAAATGCCGCCGTCAATGGGCGGAAGAAGGCGCAACGGCCACAGGCGTCCCACCACGATGTGGCGGACGAACTGCGCAGCCGGATCACCTCCGGAGTCCTGCGCCCCGGTCAGCGCATGCCGACCCAGGCCGAGCTGGCGGAGGAGTTCGGCGTGGAGCGCGGCGCCGTACGGCAGGCGCTGCGCATCCTCAGGTCGGAGCATCTGCTCACCGACATGTCCAAGGGGAGCCCGGCGACCGTCGCGCGGTATGCGCCCGGGACGGAGTCCGGCCCGGAGGCCCCGCCGCAGCCCACCACGGTCGCACTGGCCCCGCGGATGTCCAGCGCCTTCGCGGCCCCGCATGTGGAGATCGACGCCCTGTGTCTGACCTCCGTGTCGCTGACGCTCGCGATGAGCGAGCCGTTGCGTGAGATTCACGCGGGGCGCATAAAACCGGCCAGGATCGATGTACGCGTGCTGCTGCCGAGCGGCCGGATCGAGCTGGCGTTCCCCGCGCCGGTCGAGGGCCCCGGGGAGGACGACCCGGTCCACCGGAACTGGTTGGAACAACGCAACGCCCAGGGTCAGGTCCTCCGGCACAATCTGCTGGCACTGCGCGGTACGCACGGCATCGACGTCCATGTCGCCTTCCGGGCGCTGCCCTTCACCCCGCCGGTGAAGCTGTATCTGCTCAACGGCTCGGAGGCGCTGTTCGCGTACTACACGGTGACCCGCCGCGGCGCCGAGATCGACCACGAGCACCTGGAGATGTACGACGCGGAGGGCACCCGGTCCATGCTGTTCCCCTTCGCCCAGGGGGCGGGGCTGCGGGACACCACCTTTGTGGAGCAGTCCCATCTGTGGTTCAACGCGCTGTGGGAGACCATCAGTTCCGACCTGGAGTTCGGGACATAG
- a CDS encoding GNAT family N-acetyltransferase → MSRRHKDIDIRPIDESEIRDWGRALFTGFLRPPVVSDNDAADLATHVVPSRTLAAFDDAGLRTGEASPIVATFRSFDQELTAVGGTPVPADAITNVSVTATHRRRGLLTRMMAQDLRAAKERGDVVATLIAAEYPIYGRYGFGAAAHTAEWTVDVPRSGLDRRRPAVDDGGRIDLVDGADVRKLGPELHERLRRAQHGVVTRNDRWWQLSTGAIHRDSHTWTEPNYAVRRSPTGEIDGLAVYTCDDHWGDDKRPLNTAQVTSLITTDPAAERALWHYLCSIDWVTTVKSGHRAPDDLLPHLLPDPRAARLTSYADWLWVRILDVVRALEARAYDGSGALVLEVVDEAGLAGGRYLLEAGPDGAACTPTDREPHLTLSVAELATLWLGDESAVRLAALGRVREQQEGAARVADALLRTSRRPWCPDVF, encoded by the coding sequence ATGAGCCGCCGCCACAAGGACATCGACATACGCCCGATCGACGAATCAGAGATCAGGGACTGGGGCCGTGCCCTTTTCACCGGCTTTCTGCGTCCGCCGGTCGTCTCGGACAACGACGCCGCCGACCTCGCCACCCATGTCGTGCCGTCCCGGACCCTGGCCGCCTTCGACGACGCCGGGCTGCGCACCGGCGAGGCCAGCCCGATCGTGGCCACCTTCCGCTCCTTCGACCAGGAGCTCACCGCCGTCGGCGGCACGCCGGTGCCCGCCGACGCCATCACCAATGTCTCCGTCACCGCCACCCACCGCCGTCGCGGCCTGCTCACCCGGATGATGGCCCAGGACCTTCGGGCGGCGAAGGAGCGCGGCGATGTCGTCGCCACGCTGATCGCCGCCGAATACCCGATCTACGGCCGTTACGGCTTCGGTGCGGCCGCCCACACCGCCGAGTGGACCGTGGACGTCCCCCGCAGCGGCCTCGACCGCCGCCGCCCCGCGGTGGACGACGGTGGCCGCATCGACCTGGTGGACGGCGCCGACGTCCGCAAGCTCGGCCCCGAACTCCATGAACGGCTGCGCCGTGCACAGCACGGCGTGGTCACCCGCAACGACCGCTGGTGGCAGCTCAGCACGGGTGCGATACATCGCGACTCCCATACCTGGACCGAGCCCAACTACGCCGTGCGCCGCTCCCCGACCGGCGAGATCGACGGCCTCGCCGTCTACACCTGCGACGACCACTGGGGCGACGACAAGAGGCCGCTGAACACGGCGCAGGTCACGAGCCTGATCACCACCGACCCTGCTGCCGAGCGGGCCCTGTGGCACTATCTCTGCTCGATCGACTGGGTCACCACGGTCAAGTCGGGCCACCGGGCGCCCGACGATCTGCTGCCGCATCTGCTGCCCGACCCGCGCGCCGCCCGCCTCACGAGCTACGCGGACTGGCTGTGGGTGCGCATCCTGGACGTCGTACGAGCCCTGGAGGCACGTGCGTACGACGGCTCCGGCGCGCTCGTGCTGGAGGTCGTGGACGAGGCCGGGCTGGCCGGCGGCCGCTATCTGCTGGAGGCGGGCCCGGACGGCGCCGCCTGCACACCGACCGATCGGGAGCCGCATCTGACCCTGTCGGTCGCGGAGTTGGCGACCCTGTGGCTGGGGGACGAGTCCGCCGTGCGGCTCGCGGCGCTCGGACGCGTGCGGGAACAGCAAGAGGGCGCCGCCCGTGTCGCCGACGCCCTGCTGCGTACGTCCAGGCGACCGTGGTGCCCGGACGTCTTCTGA
- a CDS encoding asparaginase produces the protein MSTSAQHTTLTTPALPPATPVLAEVVRSGFVEGRHRGSLVLLAADGSVEFALGDATAPVFPRSSNKPMQAAGVLRAGLELAGERLALAAASHSGEAFHLDLVRTMLTEHGLTAGQLQCPPDLPLDPVEAETYLASGAVREPVTMNCSGKHTAMLAVCALRGWPLDSYLDPGHPLQQLIHSVVEEAAGEPVAAVGTDGCGAPLMAISLTGLARAFRSFVLAAPGTAERRVADAMRAHPEYVAGTRRPDTWLMRELPGTLSKMGAEAVQAVALPDGRALAFKVDDGATRALGPVLSRALTLMGVDAPVVERLGRAPLLGGGREVGEIRAAF, from the coding sequence ATGTCGACTTCCGCTCAGCACACCACACTCACCACCCCCGCCCTGCCTCCCGCGACCCCGGTGCTCGCCGAGGTGGTGCGGTCCGGGTTCGTCGAAGGGCGGCACCGAGGAAGCCTCGTGCTGCTCGCCGCCGACGGTTCCGTGGAGTTCGCCCTCGGCGATGCGACGGCACCGGTCTTCCCGCGCTCCTCCAACAAGCCGATGCAGGCGGCCGGCGTGCTGCGGGCGGGCCTCGAACTGGCCGGGGAACGGCTGGCGCTCGCCGCCGCGAGTCATTCGGGCGAGGCGTTCCATCTGGACCTGGTCCGCACCATGCTGACCGAGCACGGGCTGACCGCCGGACAGCTCCAGTGCCCGCCCGACCTGCCGCTCGACCCGGTGGAGGCCGAGACCTATCTGGCGTCCGGCGCGGTGCGCGAGCCGGTGACCATGAACTGCTCGGGAAAGCACACGGCGATGCTGGCGGTGTGCGCGCTGCGCGGCTGGCCGCTGGACTCCTACCTCGACCCCGGGCATCCGTTGCAGCAGCTGATCCACTCGGTGGTGGAGGAGGCGGCCGGGGAACCGGTCGCGGCGGTCGGTACGGACGGCTGCGGGGCCCCGCTGATGGCGATCAGCCTCACCGGCCTGGCCCGTGCCTTCCGCTCCTTCGTCCTGGCCGCACCGGGCACCGCCGAGCGCCGGGTGGCCGATGCGATGCGCGCCCACCCCGAGTACGTCGCGGGGACCCGCCGCCCCGACACCTGGCTGATGCGCGAACTGCCCGGCACCCTCTCGAAGATGGGCGCGGAGGCGGTCCAGGCGGTGGCGCTGCCCGACGGCCGGGCCCTGGCCTTCAAGGTCGACGACGGGGCGACCCGGGCGCTGGGCCCGGTCCTGTCCCGCGCCCTGACCCTGATGGGGGTGGACGCCCCGGTGGTGGAACGCCTCGGCAGGGCACCGCTGCTGGGCGGGGGCCGTGAGGTGGGGGAGATACGGGCGGCGTTCTGA
- a CDS encoding RsiG family protein, protein MRTPSTGQPPGVAAPALAGGVGECRAPVQRTDSPLLPADLLPGFSGRGFPQRHDLTALRLAEVRVLRRDAQRDEADLSYVRRLIQGRIDILRAELARRGGRVPDEVVKRLPEILRDAPARQRSSARHVTVGTPRSEEYRRLAAEMLAEVELSDLQARTDEELGAGMGRLVRYERAVSRRRQQLQRTADGCSAEIARRYREGEAQVDDLLM, encoded by the coding sequence ATGAGAACACCGAGCACCGGGCAGCCGCCCGGGGTCGCGGCGCCCGCGCTCGCGGGAGGCGTGGGGGAGTGCCGGGCGCCCGTGCAGCGCACGGACAGCCCGCTGCTGCCCGCGGACCTTCTTCCGGGCTTCTCGGGCAGGGGGTTCCCGCAGCGGCACGACCTGACCGCACTGCGGCTGGCCGAGGTGCGCGTGCTGCGCCGGGACGCCCAGCGGGACGAGGCCGATCTCAGCTATGTACGGCGCCTGATCCAGGGCCGTATCGACATCCTGCGGGCGGAACTGGCCCGGCGCGGGGGCCGGGTGCCCGACGAGGTCGTCAAGCGGCTCCCGGAGATCCTCAGGGACGCTCCGGCCCGCCAGCGCTCCTCGGCCCGCCATGTGACGGTCGGCACACCGCGCAGCGAGGAGTACCGGCGGCTGGCCGCCGAGATGCTCGCCGAGGTCGAGTTGTCGGACCTCCAGGCGCGCACGGACGAGGAGTTGGGGGCCGGCATGGGCCGTCTGGTGCGGTACGAGCGGGCGGTCTCCCGGCGGCGGCAGCAGTTGCAGCGCACCGCGGACGGGTGCAGTGCCGAGATCGCCCGGAGGTACCGTGAGGGAGAAGCACAAGTAGACGACCTGCTCATGTGA
- the dtd gene encoding D-aminoacyl-tRNA deacylase — protein sequence MRAVVQRVDGASVVVDGETVGEISGEGLCVLVGVTHEDTKEKAAQLARKLWSIRMLHDERSCSDIDAPLLVISQFTLYGDARKGRRPTWNAAAPGDVAEPLVDEVVARLRSLGATVATGRFGASMRVALTNDGPFTVLLEI from the coding sequence ATGCGTGCGGTGGTGCAGAGGGTGGACGGCGCGAGCGTCGTCGTGGACGGCGAGACGGTCGGCGAGATCAGCGGCGAGGGGCTGTGTGTGCTCGTCGGGGTCACCCATGAGGACACCAAGGAGAAGGCGGCCCAGCTCGCCCGCAAGCTCTGGTCGATCCGGATGCTGCACGACGAGAGGTCCTGCTCCGACATCGACGCACCGCTGCTGGTGATCAGCCAGTTCACGCTCTACGGCGACGCCCGCAAGGGCCGCCGTCCGACCTGGAACGCGGCCGCCCCGGGCGATGTCGCCGAGCCGCTGGTCGACGAGGTCGTCGCCCGGCTGCGCTCGCTGGGCGCGACGGTGGCGACGGGCCGGTTCGGTGCGTCGATGCGGGTGGCGCTGACGAACGACGGCCCGTTCACCGTGCTGCTGGAGATCTAG
- a CDS encoding CAF17-like 4Fe-4S cluster assembly/insertion protein YgfZ, with amino-acid sequence MKSPLLSLPGAVPAEGVDEGVAAHYGDLFREQRALADGSGFVDLSHRGVLTVSGEDRLSWLHLLLTQHVSELPPHQATEALVLSAHGHIEHALYLVDDGETVWAHVEPGTQDALIAYLESMKFFYRVDVADRTGDIAVVHLPAGSIAEPPEGVVVRETPYGRDLFLPRADLESYAGKNGPAAGLLAYEALRVEHHRPRLGFETDHRTIPHELGWIGTAVHLQKGCYRGQETVARVQNLGKPPRRLVFLHLDGSEVHLPPHGTELRLADEGPEGRKIGFVTTSVRHHELGPVALALIKRNVPVDAPLMADSTAAAQEVIVEP; translated from the coding sequence ATGAAGAGTCCTCTGCTGTCCCTGCCCGGCGCCGTCCCCGCCGAGGGCGTGGACGAAGGCGTCGCCGCCCACTACGGCGATCTGTTCCGTGAGCAGCGTGCCCTGGCCGACGGCTCCGGGTTCGTGGACCTCTCGCACCGCGGCGTGCTCACCGTCAGCGGCGAGGACCGGCTGAGCTGGCTGCATCTGCTGCTCACCCAGCACGTCAGCGAACTGCCCCCGCACCAGGCGACCGAGGCGCTCGTGCTGTCCGCGCACGGCCATATCGAGCATGCGCTGTATCTGGTCGACGACGGTGAGACGGTCTGGGCCCATGTCGAGCCCGGCACCCAGGACGCGCTGATCGCCTATCTGGAGTCCATGAAGTTCTTCTACCGCGTCGATGTCGCCGACCGGACCGGGGACATCGCCGTGGTGCATCTGCCGGCCGGCTCCATCGCCGAGCCCCCCGAGGGCGTGGTGGTCCGCGAGACGCCCTACGGCCGTGATCTCTTCCTCCCGCGCGCGGACCTGGAGTCGTACGCCGGGAAGAACGGCCCCGCGGCGGGGCTGCTGGCCTATGAGGCGCTGCGTGTCGAGCACCACCGCCCCCGTCTCGGCTTCGAGACCGACCATCGCACCATCCCGCACGAACTGGGCTGGATCGGCACGGCCGTGCATCTGCAGAAGGGCTGCTACCGCGGCCAGGAGACGGTCGCCCGGGTCCAGAACCTGGGCAAGCCGCCGCGCCGGCTGGTTTTCCTCCACCTGGACGGCAGCGAGGTCCATCTGCCCCCGCACGGCACCGAGCTGCGGCTCGCGGACGAGGGCCCCGAGGGACGCAAGATCGGCTTTGTGACGACCTCGGTGCGCCACCATGAACTGGGGCCTGTGGCGCTGGCCCTGATCAAGCGGAACGTTCCGGTCGACGCCCCTCTGATGGCCGACTCGACGGCCGCGGCCCAGGAAGTGATCGTCGAACCCTAG
- a CDS encoding Fur family transcriptional regulator, which translates to MVSTDWKSDLRQRGYRLTPQRQLVLEAVDTLEHATPDDILCEVRKTASGVNISTVYRTLELLEELELVSHAHLGHGAPTYHLADRHHHIHLVCRDCTDVIEADLDVATEFIAKLRDSFGFDTDMKHFAIFGRCRNCSLKGSTTPS; encoded by the coding sequence GTGGTGAGCACCGACTGGAAGAGCGATCTCAGGCAGCGCGGCTATCGGCTGACTCCGCAGCGACAGCTTGTGCTAGAAGCCGTGGACACGCTGGAGCACGCGACCCCCGACGACATCCTCTGCGAGGTGCGGAAGACGGCGTCCGGGGTCAATATCTCCACCGTCTACCGGACCCTGGAGCTCCTGGAGGAGCTCGAGCTGGTCAGCCACGCCCATCTGGGGCACGGCGCGCCGACGTACCATCTCGCGGACCGGCACCACCACATCCATCTGGTGTGCCGCGACTGCACCGATGTCATCGAGGCCGACCTGGACGTGGCGACCGAGTTCATCGCCAAGCTGCGGGACAGCTTCGGCTTCGACACGGACATGAAGCACTTCGCGATCTTCGGCCGCTGCCGTAACTGTTCCCTCAAGGGTTCAACTACCCCATCGTAG